The genomic region CCCAGCCATCAATTATGCCGGTTCCACGGGAAAGTTTGATGGCAAATTTTGAATCCATTGGAATCTCTGTAACTTCGGAGTGATGGAACTCATGACCACGGAAAGAATTTCCTGTTATACCAATAACAGAATCCATTGCAAGTTCACCAATATTGTAACTGACAACACGCTTGTGTCCCATTAGAGTGTGTCCGGGCAGTGCTCCAACCATTTCATGTGTGGATTCCGGCATCTCTGCCATGTGATGCGCTCCTTTGCCTTTCACCCCTGTACTGAGTTTCTCGGTCAGGTACATCAGGCCACCGCATTCTGCATAGATTGGCATGCCGGAGCGTGATGCATCAAGGATATCCTCACGCATGGTTACGTTTTCCTCAAGTTCGGCGGCGAAAAGTTCGGGATATCCGCCACCAAGGTAAAGTCCGTCAACATCCGGTAATTTGCTGTCATGTATCGGACTAAAGTATTTGATCTCCGCTCCTGCCATTTCAAGCAGTTCAAGATTGTCGTGATAATAGAAATTAAAAGCCTCATCAAGGGCAACACCAATAACCGGACGTTCAGTTTCCATCTCGCGTGGAGTAAAAACGGTTTTCGAAGGACGTTCTAAAGCCGGAGCAGCATGTGCCATTTCCAGAAGCCTGTCTATCTGGATTCCATCCTTGATTTTGTTTTTGATAAATTCGATTCTCTCATCGTAATTATCAGCACGGCGGCGTTCCTCAATTGCAGGAACAAGACCAAGGTGTCTCATGGAGATCTTCATGGAATTATTGCGGTGTATTACACCAATTACCGGAATGCCAGTATAATGCTCGATAGCTTCTGTGGCTTTTTTAGTGTGCCTCGGACCACCTATATTGTTGAGAATCACACCAGCAATATTAACGTTTTTATCAAAGTCCTTGAAACCATTCACAAGAGCAGCTGCTGAGCGGGTAATGCTCCTTGCATTGATAATAAGGATTACAGAACATTTCAGAATCTTAGCTATCTGTGCAGTACTGCCTGTATCGGTAAAGCTGTCAAAGCCCTCATAAAGACCACGGACACCTTCGATAATAGCAATGTCTGCATCCTCACCAACTTCGACACCGTGAATGAAAACATCCCTGACACCCTCTTCATCCATCAGGAAACCATCAATATTGCGAGCCCTGCGGCCGGTAATTTCAGTATAATAGCTTGGGTCAATATAATCAAGCCCCACCTTGTAGGGTTGAACCTTATATCCGGCTTCAGTA from Methanolobus tindarius DSM 2278 harbors:
- the cfbB gene encoding Ni-sirohydrochlorin a,c-diamide synthase encodes the protein MSDTPQPSGKREIPRILLSAGSSSSGKTTITIGLLAALTEAGYKVQPYKVGLDYIDPSYYTEITGRRARNIDGFLMDEEGVRDVFIHGVEVGEDADIAIIEGVRGLYEGFDSFTDTGSTAQIAKILKCSVILIINARSITRSAAALVNGFKDFDKNVNIAGVILNNIGGPRHTKKATEAIEHYTGIPVIGVIHRNNSMKISMRHLGLVPAIEERRRADNYDERIEFIKNKIKDGIQIDRLLEMAHAAPALERPSKTVFTPREMETERPVIGVALDEAFNFYYHDNLELLEMAGAEIKYFSPIHDSKLPDVDGLYLGGGYPELFAAELEENVTMREDILDASRSGMPIYAECGGLMYLTEKLSTGVKGKGAHHMAEMPESTHEMVGALPGHTLMGHKRVVSYNIGELAMDSVIGITGNSFRGHEFHHSEVTEIPMDSKFAIKLSRGTGIIDGWDGLTVDNTLGCYAHLVASSYREFAGSFVDFVMKNKM